The Eubacteriaceae bacterium Marseille-Q4139 genome has a window encoding:
- a CDS encoding amidohydrolase — MGRSKEELKKAACQAIDNHRDDIIAFGDSIFSEPELGYKEVKTSEKFSRLLDSLGFAHQDHVALTGVISNQKGQESKMKVAIMGELDAVVVPGHPCADPVTSAAHACGHNCMMAGLAGVAYALHDADIMKDLSGDIALMAVPSEEFVELEYRNHLREEGKIHFLGGKQEFVRLGAMDDVDIMVMQHTQSTSGKKIKANAGNPANGFVGKLVQYKGKEAHAGGAPFDGVNALNAAEIGLAAIHAQRETFRDEDHIRVHPIITKGGDLVNIIPADVRIETYVRGARVDAILDASKKVNRALEAGAYAVGAECKITELPGYLPVVAHPPLAELMYKNLCSLIGDDQVECISDASGGSTDAGDISHLMPTVHAYIGGAKGGAHCPDYVLEDKDMAYLTAAKALVMTAIDLLADGAETGLAVKESFTPVMTKEEYLKNWGHIEE; from the coding sequence ATGGGACGTTCAAAGGAAGAGCTGAAAAAGGCTGCCTGTCAGGCGATTGACAATCACCGTGACGACATCATCGCGTTCGGCGACAGTATTTTTTCAGAGCCGGAGCTCGGCTACAAAGAGGTAAAGACCTCGGAAAAATTCAGCAGGCTTCTGGATTCACTCGGTTTTGCCCACCAGGATCATGTGGCTCTGACCGGAGTAATCTCCAACCAGAAGGGGCAGGAAAGCAAGATGAAGGTCGCCATCATGGGCGAGCTGGATGCCGTCGTGGTTCCGGGGCATCCCTGTGCCGATCCTGTCACCAGCGCGGCTCATGCCTGCGGCCATAACTGTATGATGGCCGGTCTGGCCGGCGTTGCTTATGCCCTGCATGATGCCGATATCATGAAAGACCTGTCCGGCGACATTGCCTTGATGGCAGTTCCCAGTGAAGAGTTCGTGGAGCTGGAATACAGAAACCATCTGCGGGAAGAGGGAAAGATCCACTTCCTCGGCGGAAAGCAGGAATTTGTCCGCCTGGGCGCCATGGACGACGTGGATATCATGGTGATGCAGCACACCCAGTCCACCAGCGGAAAGAAAATTAAGGCCAACGCCGGAAACCCGGCCAACGGCTTTGTCGGAAAGCTCGTCCAGTATAAGGGCAAAGAGGCCCATGCCGGCGGTGCACCGTTCGACGGCGTCAACGCATTAAATGCCGCAGAGATCGGCCTGGCTGCCATCCATGCACAGCGGGAGACGTTCCGCGATGAAGATCACATCCGTGTCCATCCCATCATCACCAAGGGCGGTGATCTGGTAAACATTATCCCGGCTGATGTTCGGATTGAGACGTATGTGCGGGGTGCAAGAGTGGATGCCATCTTAGACGCCTCCAAAAAGGTAAACCGTGCGCTGGAGGCCGGTGCTTATGCAGTCGGCGCTGAGTGCAAGATTACGGAGCTTCCGGGCTATCTGCCTGTTGTGGCGCATCCGCCGCTTGCAGAGCTCATGTATAAAAACCTGTGCAGCCTCATCGGTGACGATCAGGTCGAATGTATTTCTGACGCCAGCGGCGGTTCCACCGATGCCGGCGATATCTCCCACCTGATGCCGACGGTTCATGCCTACATCGGCGGCGCAAAGGGCGGCGCCCACTGCCCGGATTATGTCCTGGAGGATAAGGACATGGCGTATCTCACGGCTGCTAAGGCGCTTGTCATGACTGCCATCGACCTCCTGGCCGACGGCGCAGAAACAGGCCTTGCCGTCAAAGAATCCTTCACGCCTGTTATGACAAAAGAAGAATACCTGAAAAACTGGGGACATATTGAAGAATAG
- a CDS encoding NAD(P)-dependent alcohol dehydrogenase: MKVAVMNGIGKMGFEERPIPVPKDDEVLVKLEYVGICGSDLHYYESGAIGDYVVKPPFVLGHEPGGIIVEVGKNVTHLRPGDRVALEPGKTCGHCEFCKTGRYNLCPDVVFFATPPVDGVFQEYVAHEAALCFKLPDNVSTLEGALIEPLAVGFHAALQGDAHLGQTAVVMGSGCIGLVSMMALKARGVSRVFVVDVMEKRLQKAMELGADGVINGSSEDVLQKMEKLTGGRGADLIIETAGSEITASQAIRIAKKGAVIVLVGYSRTGEMTLPMSLALDKELTFKTVFRYRNIYPLAIDAVASGKVNLKGIVTDIFPFSCVQEAMDASVSRKADIVKAVIQVSED; encoded by the coding sequence ATGAAGGTCGCCGTCATGAACGGCATCGGGAAAATGGGCTTTGAGGAACGGCCGATTCCCGTACCAAAGGACGACGAGGTTCTCGTGAAGTTAGAATATGTGGGAATCTGCGGCTCTGATCTTCACTATTATGAGTCGGGCGCCATCGGAGATTATGTGGTAAAGCCGCCGTTCGTCCTGGGACATGAACCTGGCGGCATCATCGTGGAGGTTGGAAAAAACGTCACCCATCTAAGGCCCGGCGACCGGGTGGCTTTAGAGCCTGGAAAAACCTGCGGACACTGTGAATTCTGCAAAACCGGCCGGTACAACCTCTGCCCCGACGTGGTCTTTTTTGCGACGCCGCCAGTGGATGGCGTCTTTCAGGAATACGTGGCCCATGAAGCGGCACTTTGCTTCAAGCTTCCCGACAATGTGAGCACCTTAGAGGGCGCGCTCATCGAGCCCCTCGCCGTCGGTTTCCATGCGGCGCTCCAGGGGGACGCCCATTTGGGGCAGACGGCCGTCGTCATGGGTTCCGGCTGCATCGGCCTTGTATCCATGATGGCCTTAAAGGCCCGAGGCGTCTCCCGCGTCTTCGTCGTGGACGTGATGGAAAAGCGCCTGCAAAAAGCCATGGAGCTGGGCGCCGACGGTGTGATCAACGGCAGCTCTGAAGATGTGCTTCAGAAAATGGAAAAGCTCACAGGCGGCCGCGGCGCCGACCTGATCATCGAGACGGCCGGCAGCGAAATCACAGCCTCCCAGGCCATCCGCATCGCCAAAAAGGGCGCCGTCATCGTCCTTGTGGGGTACAGCAGAACCGGTGAGATGACACTTCCCATGAGCCTGGCTCTTGACAAGGAGCTGACCTTTAAGACCGTGTTCCGCTACCGGAATATTTACCCCCTTGCCATCGACGCCGTCGCCTCCGGCAAGGTGAACTTAAAGGGAATCGTCACCGACATTTTCCCTTTCAGCTGCGTCCAGGAGGCCATGGACGCAAGCGTCAGCCGCAAGGCCGATATCGTAAAAGCTGTCATTCAAGTCTCTGAGGATTGA
- a CDS encoding LysR family transcriptional regulator has product MDVSALKYFIVAAQTEHMSRAAEKLNITQPSLSASIKRLEADIGFQLFDRTGRGIRLNEYGRIFFDAVLRADAIMETCMAEMEEKRKASDSFIRLACSGSEANSRLIDLLLSKGVNLKVENIPQDWEKELLERRCDLVITMGKWHHAQLSNTCLRYQKMAFVVGKGHPLASSASVSPEELCRHPFCSTDAPYSLLNVLKDQLPEYDFHPPITFLGRSSADMLKAIRSGRYVGLMVQRNLPADETLTLLSVDGFDISLPIYLYWREADTARASLTAVRDSIVAFYRAMPAEPAG; this is encoded by the coding sequence ATGGATGTCTCTGCATTAAAGTATTTCATCGTCGCGGCACAGACCGAGCACATGAGCCGGGCCGCAGAAAAATTAAATATCACGCAGCCGTCCCTCTCCGCCTCCATCAAACGGCTGGAGGCAGACATCGGGTTCCAGCTTTTTGACCGCACAGGCCGCGGCATCCGGCTCAACGAATACGGGAGGATTTTTTTTGACGCCGTGCTCCGTGCCGACGCTATTATGGAGACATGTATGGCTGAGATGGAAGAAAAACGGAAGGCCTCTGATTCTTTTATACGGCTTGCCTGCTCCGGCTCCGAGGCAAACTCCCGTCTCATCGACCTTCTGCTCTCCAAGGGCGTAAATCTCAAAGTGGAAAACATCCCCCAGGACTGGGAGAAAGAGCTTCTCGAGAGACGCTGCGACCTGGTGATTACCATGGGAAAATGGCACCACGCACAGCTTTCCAACACCTGCCTGCGCTATCAGAAAATGGCCTTTGTCGTCGGTAAAGGACACCCGCTGGCATCGTCTGCTTCGGTCTCACCGGAGGAACTCTGCCGCCATCCGTTCTGTTCCACCGACGCGCCTTATTCTCTCTTAAATGTCTTAAAGGATCAGCTTCCCGAGTACGATTTCCATCCGCCCATCACCTTCCTCGGCCGCAGCTCCGCCGACATGTTAAAGGCCATCCGCTCCGGCCGCTATGTGGGGCTCATGGTTCAGAGGAATCTCCCGGCGGATGAAACGCTTACGCTGCTTTCGGTGGACGGCTTTGACATTTCCCTGCCCATCTATCTTTACTGGCGGGAGGCCGACACGGCACGGGCGTCCCTTACGGCCGTCCGGGACAGCATCGTTGCCTTTTACCGCGCGATGCCTGCGGAACCGGCCGGCTGA